One window from the genome of Fibrobacter sp. UWP2 encodes:
- a CDS encoding glycoside hydrolase family 18 protein, whose amino-acid sequence MKAFFLFFLTLAGIYSAWAAPLFIGYYPDWGKWHKPAYTVDKVPYEKLTHVLWSFITPDTDGSLRGDAADDPSALDEMVALGHAAGTKVIVSLGGGGQSENFVPVASDDALRQKFIANLVQFVADHNLDGLDMDWEWEYNPVPDADTIAYNKLLTELRAALPEGKTLSAALPCSQYYGKFFTPEVLVKNLDWLGFMTYDITGDWDDKAMFDSPLYPHSGYTTWSWEQTHDYWKKRGVPTEKMVFGIPSFGFQFEGATGPGTDFTKGTAKQVPYKDIVANPDWEFFFDSVSVSPYGVSSTGYVTFEDPHSSAVKSRWVKDNGYAGIMVWEVSHDYIEGTGNPILDSIAVVLHNGSTDAIPYARKVRTSQQIRQQNATGKQVDALGKSVKGKPKFIRIFEP is encoded by the coding sequence ATGAAGGCATTTTTCCTCTTTTTTTTGACACTCGCGGGTATTTACTCCGCATGGGCAGCCCCGCTGTTTATCGGCTATTACCCCGACTGGGGAAAATGGCACAAGCCCGCCTACACCGTGGACAAGGTGCCATACGAAAAGCTGACTCACGTGCTGTGGAGCTTTATTACACCCGATACCGACGGAAGCCTGCGTGGCGACGCCGCAGACGACCCGAGCGCTCTCGACGAAATGGTCGCACTCGGACATGCCGCAGGAACAAAGGTCATCGTATCGCTCGGCGGTGGCGGACAGAGCGAAAACTTCGTGCCCGTCGCATCGGACGACGCGCTCCGCCAAAAGTTCATCGCGAACCTCGTGCAGTTCGTCGCCGACCATAATTTAGACGGCCTCGACATGGACTGGGAATGGGAATACAACCCCGTACCCGATGCAGACACCATCGCCTACAACAAACTGCTCACCGAGCTCCGCGCGGCACTCCCCGAAGGCAAGACGCTCTCGGCAGCGCTCCCCTGCTCGCAATATTACGGCAAATTCTTCACGCCCGAAGTCCTCGTGAAAAACCTGGACTGGCTCGGATTCATGACCTACGACATCACCGGCGACTGGGACGACAAAGCCATGTTCGATTCGCCGCTCTACCCGCACAGCGGTTATACCACCTGGTCGTGGGAACAGACCCATGACTACTGGAAAAAACGCGGCGTTCCTACCGAAAAGATGGTCTTCGGAATTCCCTCGTTCGGATTTCAGTTTGAAGGAGCGACAGGTCCCGGCACCGACTTTACCAAGGGCACCGCAAAACAAGTACCATACAAGGACATTGTCGCAAACCCCGACTGGGAATTCTTCTTTGACAGCGTCTCCGTGTCACCTTACGGAGTATCGAGCACCGGATACGTGACCTTCGAAGACCCGCATTCTTCTGCCGTCAAGAGCCGCTGGGTCAAGGATAACGGCTACGCGGGCATTATGGTGTGGGAAGTTTCGCATGACTACATCGAAGGCACCGGCAACCCGATCCTCGACAGCATCGCAGTCGTGTTGCACAACGGTTCAACCGACGCAATTCCATACGCCCGTAAGGTCCGCACCTCACAGCAAATTCGCCAGCAAAACGCCACCGGCAAGCAGGTGGACGCCCTCGGCAAGAGCGTGAAAGGCAAACCGAAGTTTATCCGTATTTTCGAACCGTAA